A portion of the Nitrospira defluvii genome contains these proteins:
- a CDS encoding alpha,alpha-trehalose-phosphate synthase (UDP-forming), whose amino-acid sequence MRLSLRFILPLLLVLGVVAYSVVPLVDSLTLKWFTRDLESRSKLLASTMEVPLAELVVSRSRTKIFAYFHKVIQDERLYALGFCDTQQRLLYQTLTYPDQLSCESLAHLAPGSSEVVDFAQGPLHVVVATIQSAGKVQGRLMLVHDMSFVHQRSTDTKWYIFYLFVGLAGLISAVTVLVAQLSWRGWVAGVRAMLTSKGLPAEAAATHSPELHPVAQDLHALVRELEADRRMRDESQITWSPASLKTILHEHLSGDEILIVSNRQPYIHNRRGQKIEVQLPASGLVSALEPVMRACSGVWIAHGNGSADREVVDSRDHVRVPPDHPSYDIRRIWLSPDEESGFYYGFSNEGLWPLCHNAHVRPTFRTSDWEQYVAVNARFAQAVVEEAKTDDPVVLVQDYHFALLPKMVREKLPNATIIMFWHIPWPNSESYGICPWRQEILEGLLGSSIVGFHTREHGNHFLSCIDRILEARIDRDSSTVSYGGRLTAVNPYPISIEWPSRWLENQRPVPDCRVHIRERHAMGPDRLVGIGVDRLDYTKGIIERFLAVERLFELQPEWVGKFSFIQIAAPSRTIIDQYQHFHDQVYALAERINKRFGREGYEPIVLKVKHHEPPDVYEYYRASELCFVTSLHDGMNLVAKEFIAARDDEQGVLILSQFTGAAQELPEALVVNPYDIDQCAAALHMALSMTPKEQRARMRSMRGLIQEFNVYRWAGRMLMDAARMRRRIRVMKQVGQASGRGR is encoded by the coding sequence ATGCGGCTGTCCCTCCGGTTTATCCTTCCCCTCTTGCTGGTTCTGGGCGTCGTGGCCTACAGCGTCGTGCCGTTGGTGGATTCGCTCACGCTGAAATGGTTTACGCGCGACCTTGAAAGCCGCTCCAAGTTGCTGGCCAGCACGATGGAGGTGCCGTTGGCGGAACTCGTGGTGTCCCGCTCGCGCACGAAAATTTTTGCCTACTTCCATAAAGTGATTCAGGATGAGCGGTTGTACGCGCTGGGGTTCTGCGATACGCAGCAGCGCCTGCTCTACCAGACGCTGACCTATCCGGATCAATTGTCTTGCGAAAGTCTGGCGCACCTGGCGCCCGGTTCCTCAGAAGTGGTGGACTTTGCGCAGGGACCGCTGCACGTGGTGGTCGCGACGATTCAATCGGCCGGCAAGGTCCAGGGCCGGCTGATGCTGGTCCACGATATGAGTTTCGTGCACCAGCGTAGTACCGACACCAAGTGGTACATCTTCTATTTGTTCGTCGGCCTTGCCGGACTGATTTCCGCGGTGACGGTGCTCGTCGCTCAGCTCAGTTGGCGAGGGTGGGTGGCCGGAGTGCGGGCCATGTTGACCAGTAAAGGGTTGCCGGCTGAAGCGGCCGCAACGCATTCGCCTGAACTGCATCCCGTGGCTCAGGATCTCCATGCGCTGGTGCGGGAACTGGAGGCTGATCGCCGCATGCGGGATGAAAGCCAGATCACCTGGAGCCCGGCCAGCCTGAAGACGATTCTTCACGAACATCTCTCGGGCGATGAAATCCTGATTGTCTCCAATCGCCAGCCCTACATCCACAATCGGCGAGGCCAGAAGATCGAGGTGCAGCTACCGGCCAGCGGGTTGGTGTCCGCGTTGGAGCCGGTGATGCGGGCCTGCTCGGGCGTGTGGATCGCCCACGGCAACGGCTCGGCCGACCGAGAAGTGGTGGATAGCCGGGATCACGTGCGGGTGCCGCCGGACCATCCCTCCTACGATATTCGTCGGATTTGGCTGTCGCCGGATGAGGAGTCCGGGTTTTACTATGGCTTCTCGAACGAAGGGCTCTGGCCGCTGTGCCATAATGCGCATGTGCGGCCGACGTTCCGGACCTCAGACTGGGAACAGTATGTGGCCGTCAACGCCCGGTTTGCGCAGGCCGTGGTGGAAGAGGCCAAGACGGATGATCCGGTGGTGCTCGTTCAGGATTACCATTTCGCGCTCCTGCCGAAAATGGTGCGGGAAAAGCTGCCGAACGCCACCATCATCATGTTCTGGCATATTCCCTGGCCCAATTCGGAAAGCTACGGCATCTGTCCCTGGCGACAGGAAATTCTGGAGGGACTGCTCGGCAGCAGCATCGTGGGCTTCCACACCCGCGAGCACGGGAACCACTTCTTGTCCTGCATCGATCGCATTCTTGAGGCACGCATCGACCGTGACTCGTCCACTGTCTCGTACGGCGGTCGGCTGACGGCGGTGAACCCCTACCCTATTTCCATCGAGTGGCCGTCGCGCTGGTTGGAAAATCAACGGCCCGTGCCGGACTGCCGGGTTCATATCCGCGAGCGGCATGCCATGGGGCCAGACCGGCTGGTGGGCATCGGGGTGGACCGACTGGACTATACGAAGGGCATCATCGAACGGTTTCTCGCCGTCGAGCGTTTGTTCGAATTGCAGCCGGAGTGGGTCGGCAAGTTTTCGTTCATCCAGATCGCTGCGCCGAGCCGGACGATCATCGATCAGTACCAGCACTTTCACGATCAGGTCTATGCCCTGGCGGAACGCATCAACAAACGGTTCGGTCGTGAAGGGTATGAGCCGATCGTCCTGAAGGTGAAGCACCACGAGCCGCCGGATGTCTATGAATATTATCGGGCGTCGGAGTTGTGTTTCGTCACGAGCCTGCACGACGGGATGAATTTGGTGGCCAAGGAATTCATCGCGGCTCGCGACGATGAACAGGGTGTCCTCATCCTCAGCCAGTTTACCGGTGCGGCGCAAGAACTGCCTGAGGCGTTGGTGGTCAATCCCTATGACATCGATCAATGCGCGGCGGCCTTGCACATGGCGCTGTCGATGACGCCGAAGGAACAACGCGCCCGTATGCGGAGCATGCGGGGACTGATTCAGGAGTTCAATGTGTATCGGTGGGCGGGACGTATGCTCATGGATGCGGCACGGATGCGTCGTCGCATTCGCGTCATGAAGCAGGTGGGCCAGGCTTCAGGGCGGGGGCGGTAA
- a CDS encoding glycoside hydrolase family 15 protein has product MYPYGLIGNCHVSAHIHESGSVDWLCLPRPDSDPVFGRILDPEGGHFSISSPTSSAQVKTTQRYLPNTNILVTEVSTSKGDTFRITDFCPRFEQYGRVYRPAALFRIVEPLAGTPSIRVSCRPVTGWGKEYARGMRGNSHVRYDIRGEYLRLLTNMPLTYLYEERPFALTEKTYFALTWGLGIEDDLAKVSHEFLDQTTRYWRMWVKHCSIPVLHQEEVIRSALALKLHCYEDTGAILAALTTSLPEEPGGPRNWDYRYCWLRDAYFSLTAFHNLGHFEEMEGFLKFLLNIAYTHEHSRERLAPVYTLSQDLPLPETEHGNWAGFSGSAPVRNHNQAAEHIQNDVYGELVLALTPIFSDNRFYDLRTKDQEQLVANLARLCDRTIAQPDAGLWEIRNGWQEHSFSNLMCWAGLDRAHRMHKAGFLPSLTLDLDAARARAAQALLHATKDGSLRNGPKDETYDASLAQAAILGFPNRDVCEATMHSIARALAVQAGGKETGFYFRYLRPDDFGRPQSSFVICSFWVVQGLARLGRMAEAQQIMAQVLTGANHLGLFSEHFVPETRTQLGNFPQAYSHVGLINAAFAVSPPWTTVL; this is encoded by the coding sequence ATGTACCCTTACGGACTCATCGGCAATTGCCACGTCTCGGCACACATTCATGAAAGCGGGTCGGTCGACTGGCTCTGCCTGCCCAGACCGGACAGTGATCCGGTCTTTGGACGAATCCTTGATCCGGAAGGAGGGCACTTTTCCATATCAAGCCCTACCAGCTCCGCTCAAGTCAAGACAACGCAACGCTACCTCCCCAATACAAATATCCTGGTGACAGAGGTGTCCACGTCCAAGGGCGACACCTTCAGAATCACGGATTTCTGCCCCCGGTTCGAACAGTACGGCCGCGTCTACCGCCCAGCCGCACTCTTTCGAATCGTCGAACCGCTGGCGGGCACACCCTCCATCCGCGTCAGTTGTCGCCCGGTCACGGGGTGGGGAAAAGAGTATGCCCGCGGCATGCGCGGCAACAGCCACGTACGCTACGACATCCGCGGAGAATACCTGCGGCTGCTGACCAACATGCCGCTGACGTATCTCTACGAAGAACGACCCTTCGCCTTGACCGAGAAGACCTATTTCGCCCTGACCTGGGGCCTGGGCATCGAGGATGACCTCGCCAAGGTCAGCCATGAATTTCTGGATCAAACGACTCGCTATTGGCGGATGTGGGTGAAGCATTGTTCGATTCCCGTATTGCACCAGGAAGAGGTGATTCGTTCCGCCCTGGCGCTCAAACTTCACTGCTATGAGGATACCGGCGCCATCCTGGCCGCCTTGACCACCAGCCTCCCCGAGGAGCCCGGTGGGCCGCGGAATTGGGACTATCGCTACTGCTGGTTGCGTGACGCCTATTTTTCGCTCACCGCCTTTCACAATCTCGGGCACTTCGAGGAGATGGAAGGGTTTCTCAAATTTCTCCTCAACATCGCCTATACACATGAACATTCACGGGAACGGCTCGCGCCAGTGTACACGCTGAGTCAGGATCTCCCGCTGCCGGAAACCGAACATGGCAATTGGGCCGGCTTCTCAGGCAGCGCGCCGGTGCGCAATCACAACCAAGCGGCCGAGCACATTCAAAACGACGTGTACGGCGAACTGGTGCTCGCGCTCACGCCGATTTTCAGCGACAACCGCTTCTACGACTTGCGGACAAAAGATCAGGAGCAGCTCGTGGCCAACCTGGCCCGGCTCTGCGATCGCACCATTGCCCAGCCCGACGCGGGACTGTGGGAAATCCGAAACGGTTGGCAGGAACATTCGTTTTCGAACCTGATGTGCTGGGCCGGACTCGACCGGGCGCACCGCATGCACAAGGCCGGATTCTTACCGTCCTTAACGCTCGACCTCGATGCAGCCCGGGCACGCGCAGCCCAGGCACTCCTACACGCGACCAAAGACGGCTCGCTCCGCAACGGACCCAAGGACGAGACGTACGATGCCTCGCTGGCGCAAGCGGCGATCCTCGGCTTTCCTAACCGCGACGTGTGCGAGGCCACCATGCACAGCATTGCGCGGGCCCTCGCCGTGCAAGCAGGCGGGAAAGAGACCGGCTTCTATTTCCGCTACCTCCGCCCCGATGATTTCGGCCGGCCGCAATCCAGCTTCGTCATCTGTTCCTTCTGGGTCGTTCAAGGCCTGGCGCGCCTCGGACGGATGGCGGAAGCGCAGCAGATCATGGCGCAGGTCCTCACCGGCGCGAATCATCTCGGGCTGTTTTCCGAACATTTCGTCCCCGAGACCCGCACCCAGCTCGGCAATTTTCCCCAAGCCTACTCCCACGTCGGCCTGATCAACGCCGCCTTCGCCGTCAGTCCACCTTGGACCACGGTCCTCTGA
- a CDS encoding heme-binding beta-barrel domain-containing protein: MSDDLLKYLGPLAALAGVWEGDKGDDVAPSDDRGTERNKFRERMTFEPFGPVNNHEQQLYGLRYSTVAWRLGEDAPFHEETGYWLWDAAAKQVLRCFIVPRGVTVLAGGTVEPDATSFQISAEAGSDTYGICSNKFLDREFKTVRYELTVTLHGRDSFSYSEDTQLKMKGRDELFHHIDANRVTRVR; the protein is encoded by the coding sequence ATGAGTGACGATCTGTTGAAGTATCTTGGTCCGCTGGCTGCGCTGGCCGGTGTGTGGGAGGGCGATAAGGGCGACGACGTGGCGCCGTCGGATGATCGTGGCACAGAGCGCAACAAGTTCCGTGAGCGGATGACGTTCGAGCCGTTCGGCCCCGTGAATAACCATGAGCAGCAATTATATGGCTTGCGGTATTCTACTGTAGCCTGGCGCTTGGGCGAGGACGCGCCGTTTCATGAGGAGACCGGTTACTGGCTCTGGGATGCGGCCGCAAAACAGGTGCTCCGTTGTTTCATCGTGCCGCGGGGAGTTACGGTGCTGGCCGGGGGTACCGTGGAACCGGATGCCACGTCGTTTCAGATTTCGGCGGAGGCCGGATCGGACACGTATGGGATTTGCTCCAATAAGTTTCTTGATCGGGAGTTTAAGACCGTCCGATATGAGTTGACGGTGACCCTGCATGGCCGCGACAGCTTCAGCTACAGCGAAGATACGCAGCTCAAAATGAAGGGCCGCGACGAACTGTTCCATCACATCGACGCGAATCGAGTGACCCGAGTCAGATAA
- a CDS encoding type II toxin-antitoxin system RelE/ParE family toxin: protein MVDRQKRYEVVLTLGAERDLESIYDYIAQFDGVANADDALDRLMEVVEGPARFPERGSYPKELAALGIREYRQTRFKPYRVIYRVIGRQVVIYLIIDGRRDMQSLLTSRLLGA, encoded by the coding sequence ATGGTCGACAGACAGAAGCGCTATGAGGTTGTGCTCACCCTGGGTGCTGAGCGGGACCTGGAGTCCATCTACGACTACATTGCTCAATTCGATGGCGTGGCCAATGCCGACGACGCGCTAGACCGGTTGATGGAGGTCGTGGAGGGGCCGGCCCGGTTTCCAGAGCGTGGCAGCTACCCAAAAGAACTTGCGGCACTGGGCATCAGGGAATACCGCCAGACTCGGTTCAAGCCCTACCGGGTGATCTACCGCGTCATAGGCAGGCAAGTTGTGATCTACCTCATCATCGATGGCCGGCGGGATATGCAGTCTTTGCTCACTAGCCGTTTGCTTGGCGCTTGA
- a CDS encoding type II toxin-antitoxin system Phd/YefM family antitoxin, giving the protein MRYSSRVKPISYLKANAAEVLTHIAEQREPLIITQNGEAKAVLQDVASFEETQETLALLKILALGNQDLAAGRVKPVTGVVARLRAKRATA; this is encoded by the coding sequence ATGCGCTATTCTTCGCGAGTCAAACCCATCAGCTACCTCAAGGCCAATGCTGCGGAAGTGCTGACGCACATTGCCGAGCAGCGGGAGCCGTTGATCATTACCCAAAACGGGGAAGCCAAGGCTGTGCTACAGGATGTGGCATCGTTCGAAGAAACCCAAGAGACCTTGGCCTTGCTCAAGATCCTGGCCCTTGGCAACCAGGATTTGGCGGCAGGTCGGGTCAAGCCCGTGACCGGGGTGGTGGCGCGTCTACGCGCAAAGCGAGCGACGGCCTGA
- a CDS encoding MFS transporter, producing MEKKRIVSVRGSLVALSLCVLLSSIGTSIANVSLPMLAQAFGASFQQVQWVVLAYLLAVTTMVVSVGRLGDIIGRRRLLMVGVILFSVASALCGSAPTLWLLIAARAMQGLGAAIMMAITMAFVGETVPQARVGRAMGLLGTMSAAGTALGPSLGGLLISAFCWQAIFLINVPLGVTILLLIHRYLPVDANPRRTIPPSFDVVGTLVLATTLAAYSLAMTVGRGHVGAQNLALLMAALLGLSLFIVAERRVASPLVRLALFRNASVSTSLAMSSLVSTVMMATLVVGPFYLSQTLGLSASWLGLVLSIGPLFAAVAGVPAGRLVDNVGAHRMTRMGLIGIAVGCLLLSTLPASLGTVGYILPIVVLTVGYAFFQTANNTVVMMDVHPDQRGVISGLLNLSRNLGLITGASVMGALFTYASGMTDIATVAPEAVATGMQITFAVAGLLILVALALVVGSRMLGTRTVLAEHV from the coding sequence GTGGAGAAGAAGCGGATCGTGTCAGTTCGAGGGAGCCTCGTCGCCCTCTCGTTGTGCGTGCTGCTGTCCTCGATCGGGACGAGCATTGCCAATGTGAGTTTGCCGATGTTGGCGCAGGCCTTCGGCGCGTCTTTTCAACAAGTGCAATGGGTGGTGCTGGCGTATCTCCTGGCGGTGACGACGATGGTGGTCAGTGTCGGACGCCTCGGCGACATCATAGGGCGTCGGCGACTGCTGATGGTAGGCGTTATCTTGTTCTCCGTGGCCTCCGCTCTCTGCGGAAGCGCACCCACGCTGTGGCTTCTCATCGCTGCCCGAGCGATGCAGGGACTGGGAGCCGCCATCATGATGGCCATCACGATGGCCTTCGTCGGTGAAACGGTTCCCCAAGCCAGGGTCGGCCGTGCGATGGGATTGCTCGGGACAATGTCGGCGGCCGGCACGGCGCTGGGTCCTTCCCTCGGGGGCCTGCTGATTTCAGCATTCTGCTGGCAGGCGATCTTTCTCATCAATGTGCCGCTGGGCGTCACCATTCTGCTGCTCATCCATCGCTACCTCCCCGTCGATGCGAATCCGCGGCGGACCATTCCACCCAGCTTCGATGTTGTGGGGACCCTCGTGCTGGCAACGACGCTCGCGGCCTATTCGCTGGCGATGACGGTTGGACGAGGTCATGTCGGAGCACAGAATCTAGCGCTGTTGATGGCGGCCTTGCTTGGCCTCAGCCTCTTCATCGTGGCGGAGAGACGGGTCGCGTCCCCGTTGGTCCGATTGGCGCTGTTCCGCAATGCCTCAGTGAGCACGAGCTTAGCCATGAGCTCGCTCGTCTCGACCGTGATGATGGCGACACTGGTGGTCGGGCCATTCTATCTCTCGCAAACGCTTGGGCTCAGCGCGAGCTGGTTGGGATTGGTGTTGTCGATCGGTCCACTCTTCGCTGCGGTGGCCGGGGTACCGGCCGGTCGCTTGGTGGACAACGTGGGCGCCCACCGCATGACTCGCATGGGACTCATCGGAATCGCGGTCGGGTGTTTGTTGCTGTCGACACTCCCGGCATCACTGGGGACTGTTGGCTACATCCTCCCCATCGTTGTCCTCACCGTCGGGTATGCGTTCTTCCAGACGGCCAACAATACGGTGGTCATGATGGATGTTCATCCCGACCAGCGGGGCGTGATTTCCGGCTTGCTCAACCTCTCGCGCAATCTTGGGCTGATCACCGGGGCATCCGTCATGGGTGCGTTGTTCACGTATGCGTCAGGAATGACCGACATCGCCACCGTCGCTCCTGAGGCCGTGGCCACCGGGATGCAGATCACGTTCGCAGTCGCAGGGCTGCTCATCCTCGTTGCGCTGGCCCTGGTGGTTGGCAGCCGGATGCTGGGAACGCGAACTGTGCTGGCTGAGCATGTGTGA
- the tmpT gene encoding thiopurine S-methyltransferase — MDAQFWHDRWASNEIGFHKSEANPLLVKYLGELSLPKGSRIFLPLCGKTLDIGWLLARGYRVAGAELSAIAIDQLFAQLGVTPTITKVGALNHYHAPQVDLFVGDIFAMTPALLGPVDAIYDRAALVALPQDMRARYAAHLTTLTAQAPQLLISFEYDQRAMEGPPFSVSEEEIRKHYGQRYDIAVLTSLDVPGGLKGRCPATERVYLLTKGRR, encoded by the coding sequence ATGGACGCACAGTTTTGGCATGACCGGTGGGCAAGCAATGAAATCGGGTTTCACAAGAGTGAAGCGAATCCGTTATTGGTGAAGTATCTCGGCGAGCTGTCCCTCCCGAAGGGCAGCCGAATATTCCTGCCGCTCTGCGGCAAGACGCTCGATATCGGGTGGTTGCTGGCTCGCGGCTATCGAGTGGCCGGGGCCGAATTGAGTGCTATTGCCATTGACCAATTGTTCGCGCAGCTTGGCGTAACCCCGACGATCACGAAAGTCGGCGCCCTCAATCACTACCACGCCCCGCAGGTCGACCTCTTCGTGGGCGACATCTTCGCGATGACGCCGGCGTTGCTGGGTCCAGTCGATGCCATTTATGACCGGGCGGCCTTGGTCGCCTTGCCACAGGACATGCGTGCTCGGTATGCAGCACACCTCACGACGCTCACCGCGCAGGCGCCGCAACTGCTTATCTCGTTTGAATACGATCAGCGAGCCATGGAAGGCCCGCCGTTCTCGGTCAGTGAAGAAGAGATCCGGAAACACTATGGTCAGCGATACGACATCGCCGTCCTGACCAGCCTTGATGTCCCCGGCGGCCTCAAGGGACGCTGCCCGGCCACGGAACGGGTGTATCTGCTGACGAAAGGGAGGCGTTAG
- a CDS encoding LysR family transcriptional regulator codes for MSRPDLNLLVTLNVLLAEGSVARAGHRLRLSPSAMSRALARLRATTGDPLLVRAGRGLVPTPLALALRERVSQLVQDAESVLRPAERLTLTTLVRTFTLRTSEGFVENFGPPLLDRLGREAPGVRLRFVQKSQKDSAPLREGTVELETGVVDKTTAQELRMQALFNDRYVGVVRAGHALTKGRITPSRYAAGKHICVSREGLEKGPIDDALEAFGLERELATIVGGFATALALARASDLIATVPERHTGILRTGMYSFALPISTPEFTVSLLWHPRLDADLAHRWLRTCVREVCTTHLAHQRSSGKKKGLGESPCPS; via the coding sequence ATGTCTCGGCCCGATCTCAACCTGCTGGTGACCCTCAATGTGTTGCTGGCGGAAGGCAGCGTGGCGCGCGCCGGGCACCGGTTACGACTCAGTCCATCAGCAATGAGCCGGGCACTCGCCCGATTGCGCGCGACAACCGGCGACCCCCTGTTGGTCAGAGCTGGTCGAGGGCTCGTGCCGACACCTCTGGCGCTTGCCTTGCGTGAACGCGTGAGTCAGCTGGTGCAAGACGCCGAATCAGTGCTTCGCCCGGCGGAGCGACTCACTCTCACCACGCTCGTCAGGACATTCACCCTGCGAACCAGCGAAGGTTTTGTGGAGAACTTCGGCCCGCCGCTTCTGGACCGTCTCGGTAGGGAGGCGCCAGGCGTGCGACTGCGCTTTGTGCAGAAGTCACAGAAGGACAGCGCGCCGCTGCGGGAAGGCACCGTCGAGTTGGAGACCGGGGTGGTTGATAAGACAACGGCTCAGGAGTTGCGCATGCAGGCCCTGTTCAATGACCGATATGTTGGTGTCGTGCGAGCCGGTCATGCGCTGACGAAGGGCAGGATCACGCCCTCCCGCTATGCCGCCGGAAAACACATCTGTGTCTCGCGAGAGGGACTTGAAAAGGGCCCGATCGATGATGCCTTAGAAGCGTTCGGATTGGAACGGGAGCTCGCGACGATTGTTGGGGGCTTTGCGACGGCTCTTGCGCTGGCTCGCGCCTCTGACCTCATCGCCACCGTTCCCGAACGACACACCGGGATCTTGCGTACCGGCATGTATAGCTTTGCCCTGCCGATCTCGACGCCGGAGTTCACCGTGTCGTTGCTCTGGCACCCTCGACTGGACGCTGATCTTGCGCATCGCTGGTTACGCACCTGTGTTCGGGAGGTCTGCACGACGCATCTGGCCCACCAGAGGAGTTCAGGCAAGAAAAAAGGGCTCGGAGAGTCTCCGTGCCCTTCCTGA
- a CDS encoding STAS-like domain-containing protein codes for MGPKQKVLAFLARRDSATGGELREHLGLSRQALSLHLRSLLETHQIVRSGTTRSARYSLAGKAEKPATIARLLPIRDCDEDRVWNQLAVQLNLERVLRPNVLAIVRYAFTEMLNNAIDHSQAERCSIRFTVTPSFVSFDIRDAGIGLFHSIATKHGLPDEETALVELLKGKTTTMPEAHAGEGIFFTSRIGDAFTVRSHRIQMEWKRAKHDVFVSQQRHLAGTAVHFTVHRSARHKLEEVFGEFAPAEYDFQFQKTRVFVKLLRHDYVSRSEAKRLLANLEKFREISLDFRDVRSVGQGFADEVFRVFANRHPGIMIHPEHASPAVLAMIKHVRPVTPSTTPSQ; via the coding sequence GTGGGTCCCAAGCAAAAAGTCCTGGCGTTTCTCGCACGGAGAGACTCGGCTACGGGGGGAGAGCTCCGTGAACACCTCGGTCTCAGTCGCCAGGCCCTCAGTCTGCATCTGCGAAGTCTGCTCGAAACCCATCAGATCGTCCGATCGGGAACGACCCGAAGCGCTCGCTATAGCTTGGCAGGAAAAGCCGAGAAGCCGGCCACGATTGCGAGGCTCCTCCCAATCCGCGACTGCGATGAGGATCGCGTATGGAACCAGCTTGCGGTGCAACTTAACCTTGAGCGAGTGCTGAGACCTAACGTGCTGGCCATCGTTCGATATGCTTTCACGGAAATGCTCAACAACGCGATCGATCATTCGCAGGCGGAACGTTGTTCCATACGATTCACTGTGACGCCGAGTTTCGTCAGTTTCGACATCCGTGATGCCGGTATCGGCCTGTTTCATTCCATCGCGACCAAGCATGGCTTGCCCGACGAAGAGACAGCCTTGGTCGAACTACTGAAGGGAAAAACCACCACGATGCCGGAGGCACATGCGGGGGAAGGGATCTTTTTTACCTCCCGCATCGGTGACGCCTTCACCGTGCGCTCTCATCGCATACAGATGGAATGGAAGCGCGCCAAGCACGACGTCTTTGTATCTCAACAGCGGCACCTCGCCGGAACAGCCGTCCACTTCACCGTTCACCGCAGTGCCCGTCATAAGCTAGAAGAGGTGTTCGGTGAGTTTGCCCCGGCGGAATATGACTTTCAGTTCCAGAAAACCAGAGTGTTCGTGAAACTCCTTCGGCACGACTACGTCTCTCGATCGGAGGCAAAACGTCTGCTGGCCAATCTGGAGAAGTTCAGAGAAATCAGCCTCGACTTTCGTGACGTACGCTCCGTGGGACAGGGATTTGCAGATGAAGTGTTTCGCGTGTTCGCCAATCGCCACCCTGGCATCATGATCCACCCTGAGCACGCCAGCCCTGCCGTCCTCGCCATGATCAAACACGTCCGCCCCGTGACTCCTTCCACGACTCCCTCTCAGTAA
- a CDS encoding DedA family protein/thiosulfate sulfurtransferase GlpE gives MATFQFLADHGVGVLFWVIFAEQIGFPIPAIPLLIAAGALVGAGKMSVAAALLVPVAASLPPDVAWYYLGRYKGGTVLGFLCRLSLEPDSCVRDTENLFHRNGPRALLLAKFIPGFSTVAPPLAGIVGMSPLTFILYDVAGTLIWASVSAGVGALFSNQLEQLISLFDQGGGLLLTLLAVGLAGFIGYKFYHRQTFLRHLRMSKISVDELKQRLDAGEAISVVDVRHPLSVQLDPDTIPGAINFTLEEIEHRHHEIPRDRDIVLYCTCPNEVSSARTAFLLKKKGIHRVRPLEGGLDAWRERKYPVERRPIPPLTSP, from the coding sequence GTGGCCACCTTTCAATTCCTGGCCGACCATGGCGTGGGCGTACTCTTCTGGGTGATCTTTGCCGAGCAGATCGGCTTTCCCATTCCGGCCATTCCCCTGTTGATCGCCGCCGGGGCCCTCGTCGGGGCCGGCAAAATGTCGGTGGCGGCCGCGCTCCTCGTGCCGGTGGCCGCGTCGTTGCCGCCGGATGTCGCCTGGTACTATCTGGGGCGGTACAAGGGCGGAACGGTACTCGGCTTCCTCTGCCGGCTCTCGTTGGAGCCGGACTCTTGCGTGCGCGACACGGAAAATCTGTTTCATCGGAACGGTCCCCGCGCGCTGTTGCTCGCCAAGTTTATCCCCGGCTTCAGCACGGTGGCGCCTCCGCTGGCCGGGATCGTCGGCATGAGCCCACTCACGTTTATCCTGTACGACGTGGCCGGTACCCTCATCTGGGCCTCTGTGAGTGCCGGAGTCGGAGCGCTCTTCAGTAATCAACTCGAACAACTCATCAGCCTGTTCGATCAAGGCGGGGGGTTGCTGCTCACGTTGTTGGCTGTCGGCCTCGCGGGGTTCATCGGTTACAAGTTCTATCATCGGCAGACGTTCCTGCGGCACCTGCGCATGTCGAAGATCTCCGTAGACGAACTCAAACAGCGGCTTGATGCAGGCGAGGCGATCAGTGTGGTGGACGTGCGGCATCCTCTGTCGGTCCAACTCGATCCGGACACGATTCCCGGCGCCATCAATTTCACGCTGGAGGAGATCGAACATCGCCATCACGAAATCCCGCGCGATCGCGATATCGTCCTCTACTGCACCTGCCCCAACGAAGTGTCCAGCGCCAGGACGGCGTTCCTGCTCAAGAAGAAAGGCATCCATCGCGTCCGCCCGTTGGAGGGTGGCCTCGACGCCTGGCGGGAGCGAAAGTATCCGGTAGAGCGGCGCCCCATCCCACCCCTGACATCCCCTTGA